The Leucobacter rhizosphaerae genome includes a region encoding these proteins:
- the pstB gene encoding phosphate ABC transporter ATP-binding protein PstB, whose protein sequence is MSKRIEVSDLNVYYSKFLAVEDVSINIEPRSVTAFIGPSGCGKSTFLRTLNRMHEAIPGARVEGEVLLDGENLYAAGVDPVLVRRQVGMVFQRPNPFPTMSIRENVLAGVRLNNRKMARSDADALVESSLVGANLWNEVKDRLDKPGSGLSGGQQQRLCIARAIAVSPEVLLMDEPCSALDPISTLAIEDLIDELKKQYTIVIVTHNMQQASRVSDRTAFFNIAGTGKPGKLIEYDDTSTIFSTPSVQATEDYVSGRFG, encoded by the coding sequence ATGTCGAAGCGCATCGAAGTCTCGGACCTCAACGTCTACTACTCCAAGTTCCTCGCTGTCGAAGACGTCTCGATCAATATCGAGCCCCGCAGCGTCACCGCGTTCATCGGACCGTCGGGCTGCGGCAAGTCCACGTTCCTCCGCACACTGAACCGCATGCACGAGGCGATCCCGGGCGCTCGCGTCGAGGGCGAGGTACTGCTCGACGGGGAGAACCTGTACGCGGCGGGCGTCGATCCCGTCCTCGTGCGCCGCCAGGTGGGCATGGTCTTCCAGCGCCCGAACCCGTTCCCCACGATGTCGATCCGCGAGAACGTGCTGGCGGGCGTTCGTCTCAACAACCGCAAGATGGCGCGCTCCGATGCCGACGCCCTCGTCGAGAGCTCGCTCGTGGGCGCGAACCTGTGGAACGAGGTCAAGGATCGCCTCGACAAGCCGGGCTCCGGCCTCTCGGGCGGTCAGCAGCAGCGTCTCTGCATCGCGCGTGCGATCGCGGTCTCCCCCGAGGTCCTGCTGATGGACGAGCCCTGCTCGGCCCTCGACCCGATCTCGACGCTCGCGATCGAGGATCTGATCGACGAGCTCAAGAAGCAGTACACGATCGTGATCGTGACCCACAACATGCAGCAGGCCTCGCGCGTCTCGGATCGCACCGCGTTCTTCAACATCGCGGGCACCGGCAAGCCGGGCAAGCTCATCGAGTACGACGACACCAGCACGATCTTCTCGACGCCCAGCGTGCAGGCGACCGAGGACTACGTCTCCGGCCGCTTCGGGTAG
- the pstA gene encoding phosphate ABC transporter permease PstA — MAITVRTAAAGSTLAGNRLSRSTPWITLAASLVAAYALFALLAAASGTEYSVVGATIVGLLVYLAVITVLSATVEGRRQAMDRFITGLVTGAFLLAMVPLVSVGITVVGNGLARFDAEFFNSSMRNITGEGGGALHAMIGTLLITLAATIISVPLGLMTSIYLVEYGRGRLARIITFLVDVMTGIPSIVAGLFAYALFALFLGPGVRMGIIGAVALSVLMIPVVVRSSEEMLRLVPNELREAAYALGVPKWRTILKVVLPTSIAGITTGIMLAIARVIGETAPLLITAGFTASMNYDLFNDRMQSLPVYVYTQFANQGNPAFAFLERAWAAALLLILIVMALNLIARLIARWFAPKTGR, encoded by the coding sequence ATGGCCATCACCGTTCGCACCGCCGCCGCGGGCTCCACGCTCGCGGGCAACCGCCTCTCCCGCAGCACTCCCTGGATCACCCTGGCCGCCAGCCTCGTCGCCGCGTACGCGCTCTTCGCGCTGCTCGCCGCCGCCTCGGGCACCGAGTACTCCGTCGTCGGGGCCACGATCGTCGGCCTCCTCGTCTACCTCGCGGTGATCACCGTGCTCTCCGCCACCGTCGAGGGCCGTCGCCAGGCGATGGACCGCTTCATCACCGGACTCGTGACCGGCGCCTTCCTGCTCGCAATGGTGCCGCTCGTCTCGGTGGGCATCACCGTCGTCGGCAACGGACTCGCGCGCTTCGACGCGGAGTTCTTCAACTCCTCGATGCGCAACATCACCGGCGAGGGCGGCGGCGCGCTGCACGCGATGATCGGTACGCTGCTCATCACGCTCGCCGCGACGATCATCTCGGTGCCGCTCGGGCTCATGACCTCGATCTACCTCGTGGAGTACGGCCGCGGCCGTCTCGCCCGCATCATCACGTTCCTCGTCGACGTGATGACCGGCATCCCGTCGATCGTCGCGGGTCTCTTCGCCTACGCGCTCTTCGCGCTCTTCCTCGGGCCCGGGGTCCGCATGGGCATCATCGGCGCCGTCGCGCTCTCCGTGCTCATGATCCCCGTAGTCGTGCGGTCGAGCGAGGAGATGCTGCGGCTCGTTCCGAACGAGCTCCGCGAGGCGGCGTACGCCCTCGGCGTGCCGAAGTGGCGCACGATCCTCAAGGTGGTGCTCCCGACCTCGATCGCGGGTATCACGACCGGCATCATGCTCGCCATCGCCCGCGTCATCGGCGAGACCGCACCGCTGCTCATCACGGCCGGCTTCACCGCCTCGATGAACTACGACCTCTTCAACGACCGCATGCAGTCGCTGCCGGTCTACGTGTACACGCAGTTCGCGAACCAGGGCAACCCGGCGTTCGCGTTCCTCGAGCGCGCCTGGGCCGCCGCCCTCCTCCTGATCCTCATCGTGATGGCACTGAACCTGATCGCGCGCCTCATCGCCCGCTGGTTCGCACCTAAAACCGGTCGCTGA
- the pstC gene encoding phosphate ABC transporter permease subunit PstC codes for MTSPAAQPVLSLGDRVFSRSAVFAGSMILVTLAAVAIFLIAQSLPAFLATGESASLLTTNFWSYVGPLVFGTVWAAILALVISLPIAIGIALFISHYAPRKLAQVLGYIVDLLAAVPSVVFGLWGIGVLSPAAQPIYEWLNQNLGWIPFFSGTVTGTGRTILTAALVLAVMILPIMTAICREVFLQAPALHEEAALALGATRWEMIRMAVLPFGRSGIVSAAMLGLGRALGETMAVAMVLSATGIVSIRLLTSENPSTIAANIALSFPEAYGENVNVLIATGLILFIVTFLVNALARWIVSRRAEFSGAN; via the coding sequence GTGACCTCCCCCGCAGCTCAGCCGGTGCTCAGCCTCGGAGATCGTGTCTTCTCCCGCTCAGCGGTGTTTGCCGGAAGCATGATCCTCGTCACCCTCGCGGCCGTCGCGATCTTCCTCATCGCGCAGAGCCTGCCGGCGTTCCTCGCCACGGGCGAGTCCGCGAGCCTCCTGACCACGAACTTCTGGTCCTACGTCGGTCCGCTGGTCTTCGGAACGGTCTGGGCCGCGATCCTGGCGCTCGTGATCTCTCTCCCCATCGCCATCGGGATCGCCCTCTTCATCTCGCACTACGCGCCCCGCAAGCTCGCGCAGGTGCTCGGCTACATCGTCGACCTGCTCGCCGCGGTGCCGAGCGTCGTTTTCGGCCTCTGGGGTATCGGGGTCCTGTCCCCGGCCGCGCAGCCCATCTACGAGTGGCTGAACCAGAATCTCGGCTGGATCCCGTTCTTCAGCGGCACCGTGACCGGCACCGGCCGCACGATCCTCACCGCCGCACTCGTGCTCGCCGTCATGATCCTTCCGATCATGACGGCGATCTGCCGCGAGGTCTTCCTGCAGGCCCCCGCGCTCCACGAGGAGGCCGCCCTCGCACTCGGCGCCACCCGCTGGGAGATGATCCGGATGGCCGTGCTGCCCTTCGGTCGCTCCGGGATCGTCTCCGCCGCGATGCTCGGCCTCGGGCGAGCGCTCGGCGAGACGATGGCGGTGGCGATGGTCCTCTCGGCCACCGGCATCGTGAGCATCCGACTGCTCACCTCCGAGAACCCCTCGACGATCGCCGCGAACATCGCCCTGTCCTTCCCCGAGGCCTACGGGGAGAACGTCAACGTCCTGATCGCGACCGGCCTCATCCTCTTCATCGTCACCTTCCTGGTCAACGCGCTTGCCCGTTGGATCGTGAGCCGTCGCGCCGAATTCAGTGGAGCTAACTAA
- a CDS encoding phosphate ABC transporter substrate-binding protein PstS — protein sequence MKLSALTKVAAIGGIAALTLTSCAANESASGSTEGGAAASSLSGNLIGAGASSQGSAQEAWVAGFQTANPDVTVNYDPTGSGAGRETFQQGASAFAGSDRAFKLEEIEAGPFDACAADSGIVEFPAYISPIALIFNVEGVDSLKLDAPTVAKIFSGEITSWDDAAIAAQNEGVTLPAQNIVAVHRSDKSGTTENFTDYLTAAAPAEWTPGAIEEWPTEFGGEAAQGTSGVVEAVANGVGTIGYADASRAGDLSTVEIKVGEEYVAYSPEAAAAIVDASPLEEGRGEHDLAVTIDRSTTEAGVYPIVLVSYLIGCEAYEDAANAELAKAYFNYIVSAEGQDLAAESAGSAPISDSLRSKIQPAIDAIS from the coding sequence GTGAAGCTCTCAGCACTGACCAAGGTCGCAGCTATCGGCGGAATCGCCGCGCTCACGCTCACCTCCTGCGCCGCGAACGAGTCAGCTTCGGGATCCACCGAGGGTGGAGCCGCGGCCTCGAGCCTCTCCGGCAACCTCATCGGCGCCGGCGCTTCGTCGCAGGGCTCCGCTCAGGAAGCCTGGGTCGCCGGCTTCCAGACCGCCAACCCGGACGTCACGGTGAACTACGACCCCACCGGTTCCGGTGCGGGTCGCGAGACCTTCCAGCAGGGCGCGAGCGCCTTCGCCGGATCCGACCGCGCGTTCAAGCTCGAGGAGATCGAGGCCGGCCCGTTCGACGCGTGTGCCGCTGACAGCGGGATCGTCGAGTTCCCCGCCTACATCTCCCCGATCGCCCTGATCTTCAACGTCGAGGGTGTCGACTCGCTCAAGCTCGATGCGCCGACTGTCGCGAAGATCTTCTCCGGCGAGATCACGAGCTGGGACGATGCGGCCATCGCCGCTCAGAACGAGGGCGTCACCCTGCCCGCGCAGAACATCGTCGCCGTGCACCGCTCCGACAAGTCGGGCACCACCGAGAACTTCACCGATTACCTCACCGCCGCCGCTCCCGCCGAGTGGACCCCGGGCGCCATCGAGGAGTGGCCGACCGAGTTCGGCGGCGAGGCCGCCCAGGGCACCTCGGGTGTCGTCGAGGCCGTCGCCAACGGCGTGGGCACCATCGGCTACGCCGACGCCTCGCGCGCCGGCGACCTCTCGACCGTCGAGATCAAGGTGGGCGAGGAGTACGTCGCGTACTCTCCCGAGGCCGCAGCCGCGATCGTCGACGCGTCGCCGCTCGAGGAAGGCCGTGGCGAGCACGACCTCGCCGTCACGATCGACCGCAGCACCACCGAGGCGGGTGTCTACCCGATCGTGCTCGTGAGCTACCTCATCGGCTGCGAGGCCTACGAGGATGCCGCGAACGCCGAGCTCGCGAAGGCCTACTTTAATTACATCGTGAGCGCCGAGGGCCAGGACCTCGCGGCTGAGTCCGCGGGCAGCGCCCCGATCTCGGACTCGCTCCGCAGCAAGATCCAGCCCGCGATCGACGCGATCAGCTAG
- a CDS encoding CapA family protein has translation MTKYVAGTVTALVLCGLVACAPEPVEEAPAETTAPEVVTETPEPEPQPQPGAGPACPTDHCVSVVMTGDLLFHEGLWSQSAIPTNELGQNFDFVPLLEGQKPYLDRSDLAICQMETPLAPVGGPYAGYPAFSTPPELAAAVKAVGYDVCTTASNHTVDQGTEGLLRTLDGLDAAGIAHTGSYRAEGEQDIPLIVEANGAKVAIMTATFSLNGLYAEYPWQVDYRDEEPRVDPERMIAKAQKAREMGADLVIGVQHIGEEYWSEPTPGQRDLALQLHNSGAFDFVYQHHAHAVQPLENVNGKWVLYGTGNTISESAPPAQQVNNEFLMTRVQFAKQPDGTWTTNDVSWNAATNTQNGAYKWCSVMPDQPQGVCQSPEFDAGVLDRTRATVNAMGAAEAGAREWLLSEEP, from the coding sequence ATGACGAAGTACGTGGCTGGAACCGTGACCGCGCTGGTGCTCTGCGGGCTCGTGGCGTGTGCGCCCGAACCCGTCGAGGAGGCTCCCGCCGAGACGACCGCGCCCGAGGTGGTCACCGAGACCCCCGAGCCCGAACCGCAGCCGCAGCCGGGTGCCGGCCCCGCCTGCCCCACCGACCACTGCGTCAGTGTGGTCATGACCGGCGACCTGCTGTTCCACGAGGGGCTGTGGAGCCAGTCCGCGATCCCGACCAATGAGCTCGGGCAGAACTTCGACTTCGTGCCGCTGCTCGAAGGGCAGAAGCCGTACCTCGATCGGTCGGACCTCGCGATCTGCCAGATGGAGACCCCGCTCGCCCCGGTGGGCGGGCCATACGCCGGTTACCCCGCGTTCAGCACCCCGCCGGAGCTCGCGGCCGCCGTGAAGGCGGTCGGCTACGACGTCTGCACCACGGCCTCGAACCACACGGTGGATCAGGGGACCGAGGGACTGCTGCGCACGCTCGACGGTCTCGATGCGGCGGGGATCGCGCACACCGGCTCGTACCGTGCCGAGGGCGAGCAGGACATCCCGCTCATCGTCGAAGCGAACGGCGCGAAGGTGGCGATCATGACGGCGACGTTCTCGCTCAACGGTCTGTACGCCGAGTACCCCTGGCAGGTCGACTACCGCGATGAGGAGCCGCGAGTCGATCCCGAGCGCATGATCGCCAAAGCCCAGAAGGCGCGCGAGATGGGGGCGGACCTCGTGATCGGCGTCCAGCACATCGGCGAGGAGTACTGGTCCGAGCCGACGCCCGGGCAGCGGGATCTCGCGCTGCAGCTCCACAACAGTGGCGCCTTCGACTTCGTGTACCAGCACCACGCGCATGCCGTGCAGCCGCTCGAGAACGTGAACGGGAAGTGGGTGCTCTACGGCACCGGCAACACGATCAGCGAGTCGGCGCCTCCCGCGCAGCAGGTGAACAACGAGTTCCTCATGACGCGGGTGCAGTTCGCGAAGCAGCCGGACGGCACCTGGACGACCAACGACGTGTCGTGGAACGCCGCGACGAACACGCAGAACGGCGCCTACAAGTGGTGCTCGGTGATGCCGGATCAGCCCCAGGGCGTCTGCCAGTCGCCCGAGTTCGACGCCGGGGTGCTCGATCGCACCCGCGCAACCGTGAATGCGATGGGGGCAGCCGAGGCGGGCGCTCGTGAGTGGCTCCTTTCCGAGGAGCCGTAA
- a CDS encoding diacylglycerol/lipid kinase family protein produces MSAAPAPQLPIGLVVNPASALGRGRRVAQRVRRALDALGVPSVVIAAASAAECQEAVRSAVAAGLRALILVGGDGLVGTVLQVDAARELPIGIVPAGSGNDFARQFRLSRDPDRAVARILAAEVRPREVDLGVVETPGGERWFAGGLSVGFDAAINRRANAIRLPLGPLRYQIALVTELLRLQPRHFTVSWPGAHRPFRGLLATTMNIRTLGGGIPIAPRAEVDDGRFDLVLVDECSRLRVFSVLGHLVRGRHERLPEVAIVRTAVVRIEAGDEVAYADGERVGTGPFEVRLEAGALRLLA; encoded by the coding sequence ATGTCAGCGGCTCCGGCGCCACAGCTGCCGATCGGCCTGGTGGTCAATCCCGCCTCGGCGCTCGGCAGGGGTCGACGCGTGGCGCAGCGGGTCCGACGCGCGCTCGACGCGCTCGGCGTCCCGTCGGTGGTGATCGCGGCGGCGAGCGCGGCGGAGTGCCAGGAGGCGGTGCGGTCGGCCGTCGCGGCTGGGCTGCGCGCGCTGATCCTGGTCGGCGGCGACGGGCTGGTCGGCACGGTACTGCAGGTGGATGCGGCGCGGGAGCTGCCGATCGGGATCGTTCCGGCCGGGAGCGGCAACGACTTCGCCCGGCAGTTCCGGTTGTCGCGGGATCCGGATCGCGCGGTCGCGCGGATCCTCGCCGCCGAGGTGCGGCCGCGCGAGGTGGATCTCGGGGTCGTCGAGACCCCGGGCGGTGAGCGCTGGTTCGCGGGTGGGCTGTCCGTGGGCTTCGACGCGGCGATCAATCGGCGGGCGAACGCGATCCGCCTCCCCCTCGGGCCGCTGCGCTACCAGATCGCGCTCGTCACCGAACTGCTGCGGCTGCAGCCGCGACACTTCACCGTGTCGTGGCCGGGCGCGCATCGACCGTTCCGCGGGTTGCTCGCGACCACCATGAACATCCGCACGCTCGGGGGCGGCATCCCGATCGCGCCGCGCGCTGAGGTCGACGACGGCCGGTTCGACCTCGTGCTCGTCGACGAGTGCTCGCGGCTGCGGGTCTTCAGCGTGCTGGGGCACCTCGTGCGGGGGCGGCACGAGCGGCTTCCCGAGGTCGCGATCGTCCGCACAGCCGTCGTCCGGATCGAGGCCGGTGACGAGGTCGCCTACGCCGATGGTGAGCGGGTCGGGACCGGGCCGTTCGAGGTGCGGCTCGAGGCCGGCGCGCTGCGGCTCCTCGCGTAG